GATGTCACCAGTGCGGTTGCCGATATGCGTGAATATGCGGCGCTGATTGATAATGCGCTCTCCGTGGGGCTTGGCGCGGGCGATCCGAACCAGTCGGCCATGGTGAGTGAAATTTCCCGTCAGGTGCAGCCGCAGCATGTCAACCAGGTGTTCACTGGCGTAGCAACCAGCCGCGCACTGTTGGGGCAGAACGAATCGGTAGTGAATGGTCTGGTGTCGCCCACCGGAACGGTGGGCATGGTGAAAATCTCGACCGGCCCGTTGAGCAGTGCCGCGCCAGATGGAATTGTCCCGGTAGAGACGGCCATTGCTCTGTTGAAGGATTTCGGCGGCAGCTCCATCAAATATTTCCCCATGGGCGGCCTGAAATGCCGTGATGAGTATAAAGCAGTGGCAGAAGCCTGCGCCCGTCACGATTTCTGGCTGGAGCCGACGGGGGGGATCGATCTGGAAAACTATGAAGCGATCCTGCAAATCGCGCTGGATGCGGGCGTGAGCAAAATCATTCCGCATATTTACAGCTCGATTATCGACAAAGCCAGCGGAGATACGCGTCCGGAAGATGTCCGTACGCTGCTGGCGATGACGAAGATGCTGGTGAAATAAAGCTAAACCTTACCCCTCATCCTCTTCCTTTGGGAAGGGGGAGGGGAACACACCGCACAAACCTGAAGGAGCCACCATGCACACCCGTAACCTGCTTGTTGCTTCACTCTCTTTACTGGCTACCGCCGCTGTCGCCCAGACGCAGTTTGCCTGGGTGGGGACCTATAATCCGAACGGTGAAGGGTTGTACCGTTTTACCGTCGATCCGCAAACCGGTGCACTCGCGAACAAAACCCTGGTAAGTAAACTGCCG
This sequence is a window from Enterobacter sp. RHBSTW-00994. Protein-coding genes within it:
- a CDS encoding KDGP aldolase family protein, encoding MKLTPNFYRDRVCLNVLAGSKANASAIYEAAEGHVLVGVLSKNYPDVTSAVADMREYAALIDNALSVGLGAGDPNQSAMVSEISRQVQPQHVNQVFTGVATSRALLGQNESVVNGLVSPTGTVGMVKISTGPLSSAAPDGIVPVETAIALLKDFGGSSIKYFPMGGLKCRDEYKAVAEACARHDFWLEPTGGIDLENYEAILQIALDAGVSKIIPHIYSSIIDKASGDTRPEDVRTLLAMTKMLVK